ttttaGTAGCATTTGTGAGCAGATGATAtagtgatttgtagtgagagcagggaacaggtggaggtggagttagagaggtggaggtttgccctggaaaggagaggaatgaaggttagccgcagtaagacagagtacatgtgtgtgaatgagaggaaccagagtggaagagtgaggttacagggagaagagataaagaaggtggaggagtttaagctGGCACCCAATGGACAGCAAGAATCCAAGAAGGAAGGACGAGGCGACATTGCAATTTCAAATTTcagcataaaaaagaaacttgcagCCAGCTGTCAGGTTGGACTCATAGTTATGGTCAGGGTAAGCATATGCGACTGACTCACAAATatgtcattcattcattcattcattcattcatgttccagacaagaaatttagtttgaaaaggaGATAAAAGTTCATGGATTAAAATTAAGAATATGGAAGTAAAATTATTGTATAGAGACAAAAATGGCTATGGCCTATTATAGTAATAGTTATTGTATGTATCCTAATTTTGGTAACATTTACAGGAATTCTGGCCAAATGTTTTTTctggcatttaaaaaataaatatttgttgtttaaaataacTGTTAAATCCCATTTTGTGCATTCTAGTCATCTGCCTAGAATTTGTCTCGCCCAAAAGCAATGGACTAACTGTTAtgatttcaaaaatataaattcaatttaagtACATAAAATTTtccatttcacattttcacaaatcagaaactgtgtttaatttattctttactattCAAAGCATAATTTATTCCTGGTTTGAGCTGTAAAGGTGcagtagtttttgaacaggacctgttcttaggtagggctgggaatcactgggtacctcacgatacgatacgatacgcaatacatggttcacgatatcgataatatcgcgatactgcgataattggtaaaaatcctctctaataactagcattatatagaataacgtgtttttttgtgaaaatatatccccgtctatattttttagcttaaacacaatcataataaacaacttttcttattttgtgcaacNNNNNNNNNNNNNNNNNNNNNNNNNNNNNNNNNNNNNNNNNNNNNNNNNNNNNNNNNNNNNNNNNNNNNNNNNNNNNNNNNNNNNNNNNNNNNNNNNNNNNNNNNNNNNNNNNNNNNNNNNNNNNNNNNNNNNNNNNNNNNNNNNNNNNNNNNNNNNNNNNNNNNNNNNNNNNNNNNNNNNNNNNNNNNNNNNNNNNNNNNNNNNNNNNNNNNNNNNNNNNNNNNNNNNNNNNNNNNNNNNNNNNNNNNNNNNNNNNNNNNNNNNNNNNNNNNNNNNNNNNNNNNNNNNNNNNNNNNNNNNNNNNNNNNNNNNNNNNNNNNNNNNNNNNNNNNNNNNNNNNNNNNNNNNNNNNNNNNNNNNNNNNNNNNNNNNNNNNNNNNNNNNNNNNNNNNNNNNNNNNNNNNNNNNNNNNNNNNNNNNNNNNNNNNNNNNNNNNNNNNNNNNNNNNNNNNNNNNNNNNNNNNNNNNNNNNNNNNNNNNNNNNNNNNNNNNNNNNNNNNNNNNNNNNNNNNNNNatacttggtgagaacccatcgagaatcgatcgcaggactaaatatcgcgatatatcgcaatatcgatattttggcacacccctattcTTAGGTGGTCGGActgtgaaaaatacagtggaatgctctcgcgaatcggaagccaacttctgCGTCgttttctccgccccctccagcagcagcttggtCTCGCCGACTATGcaggatctcaaacacacctattgatggatggatgtgtttgtctgcaggtggatgcagtgaacatacctatgtggtggagctgaagctgtggtttccagcagatatccagcagtctgcgctgacgacagagctcctgctcgtactggacgatggttccttcacagagtctgaagatttcttcagcagcagcagcgagtcgctcgctgatcaactctctcagagactgaagggaagacatggttcctgcagctgcagaagatcttcagctccaacaaacaccaaagtcctctgaacagcagcagctccgatcatctgctagtctcacaatcacagccacgttgtctttacgttcaacacgtattcactcatttacgaccaAATGCTGAGAGTTCCGACACGAACCACGAATCGTCCTTTCGGTCCAAAAGCTTCACAAGCATCCGAATAAAACACCACCTTCCTCTGAACACGAGGTAGTCCCGCCCGCTAGCGCCTCTCCAGCTGTTTACTTCCGGGTCTTCTGGCGTTCTTCTATGGAAAGGTGTACTTCCGGGTCACGTgcagaaattttattttaaactcaacTCAGCTTTATTTACATAGCATTTTTACAAAGCAGGCAGCTAAAACACAGTGCCtaacagcaaaaacattaaagacaacAACACTAAGACAGGATAAAAGATTAAAGGAAACGTCTAAACTGCTTAACTGGATTTATAGTTCAAAGTGCttccaatatatttttttaaacggttataaaataaaatatgaatgaaaaaatgtttttttaagcaaactttaAGAGAGTTAAAATGGCGTCATCACAGTGTAACTAACAACATAATGTTCAGATTTGACTCCAAAACCCTTTTAAGACTACATAGATTTAATCACAAttgtgttttcttaaactatatTAATGTATTAAGAAATATATTAAGTAAACAaagatttgtgttaaaaaatgaaaagcaataaGACAGTAAAATTACTTGCCCTGAAGATAATAATGATGAGTACAATTAAACATGAAACAATACACACCACCAACTTATGCTGTCTAGAAACACTTTCACTAACCACTACTCTGCAGTCACTGATTTCCTTTAgtttacaccgtctacacaggATGTAGACTATCTGTTTGCCTCTACATCCACTCTCATAAGTCACCCCCTGTCCCTGCCTTTTTCAAAGAACATACTTTGTAGTCTGACTGTTATCAGATACTTTTATACAGAGATGCTGAGCGTCAAATTGGACaccctgaacacacctgatccaacTACACATAGTTCAGAACCTCTTTTCGGTCTGTTTTCAAGTTGAAGAACTGAAGTTAATCAGATATCAGCTATGAAGCTCTGGTTTCAGTTCTGAAGTCCAACTCATTcaatctgacagaactggacctgagcttcAACATCCTGAAGGATTCGGGAGTTCTTCATCTATGTGCTTAACTGGAAagtccaaactgcagactctgaggtcaggaAGAGAACTCCTTGAATGATTAAAAGTACGTATCAAAATCTGCTCATATATTGTCATATTTCTAAGAGCATCTACAGTTTCAAACTGACACCTCCAgacaaatcaaactttttttttttgttgggagctttgatggatggatgtgagcAGATATTTGTGGATGAAAAGCTGAGGATGTGAACATGTGTTTGTCAGAGCAGCATCCAGCTGCAGCATTAAAACATCGACCTTCATTGATATGAGAGCAGTTTGATCTTCAGGAAGAAGCGTTCCTTAAGTCTGCAGTGACAAGGATGAAGAAGGGGAAACATCTGCAGACATTTGGAGAAAGAAAGAAGCTGACAtaagagaagaagaagatggaaagaaacattcaaacatcTGCCACAGTGAATAGAATTAAGCTTTGTTCTGTGTAGGTGAGACTAAAGAACACATCCACCTCACTGCTGAGAATCTACAATTGGATGTTCACCAATGGGAcattatcaaattaaaatgtggggttcagtgtcttgcccaaggacacatgGGCAGCCAAGGCAGGAATCGAGCCCGCAATCTTCCAGTCTAGAGCCAACCGCTCAACTTCTGCACCACTGCCACCACAGGTACAAGGAAacagtctcctgcttcagatcaagctgctcttcatcctgactgatgcagagcCCCCCTGGCCCCATGtctgccactagagggcagcacagAAGCTTCAGTCTTTGTCACTGTTGCTATGTGAGGCTGAAGGAGCTTCAAAGTGAGTTGTTCAGACAAACTTCCACATTCTCACACAGATGTGATCCTGAAGAATCTGGATCTATCGAGTCCTTCATTCAGAGGCTCTCTGACTGAGTTCATGTTTACACAGAAACGTCTACGTCTTTTACTCTGACCTCCTGCAGCACAAACTCACTTCTGAAGGTGGATCACCTCAGCCATCTGTTCACCAACATCAGAGCTGTGCATTATGTCTTCCTCATGACTCCTTCTCTGCACCGTCAGCAGCAGAATTGACTTTCTTTGGCTCTCTGACTCTGATGCTGCTGCCTCCAaaccagcagctgcagaaaaactCTGCAGAGACTCACAGTGAGAAGATGGAGGCAGCAGATGCTGAAATCAGGAGACTCAAACAAACCACAATCATCCACTTTTGTCCTGCAGGAAGTTCAGGATGTTTACCACTCTGCTGGATTTCCATTTTCCAGTGACTGACGAAATCATCAATATGACCTTTGATCTTTTCTTCAGTGGTTCATTCACCTGTCCATCAAAGAGGTCTCATAAATCTACAAATTCTGTTGGGCCAAAGTCTCAACTCTCACTTGATCAAATGTGAATGTTGACACAAATTGAAGAGTGTTTCCTTTCAGCTGCTGCCCCCCCCTCTGAATCAGGATGGAGGGAGGAGCACTTGTCTGTTCTGCCCACCCCCATCTAGAAAGATGTCAACaccaacttaaaattacaaagttctttttttttttacacatttctaaTCAGAACGAACCAAACACATGAATATTAGAACAGCTTTAacaggaagaagaggaaggacAAACACAGTGTtgattaaagaagaaaagcatTTATTAGATCCAAACAGACTGCAGGAATTTTACAGTTTCCAGTTTTGAACCCTTTTGACACTAAGATGCAGTTCTGAAACAACCAGCAGGCGTCATTTCACAAAATGGTGGTGTGGTCTTTTGATAGTTTTAAAACTGTCTTACATTGTGTGCAATAACGACTGCATACAATGACCCCATTGAGATCATGGTTAAATGAGTGAACACATGAATGGAATAGGGCTGGATTtagccaataatttccagaatcgatacaattccgattttttttccaattctttacTCTCAATTCAGgccgattcaattcaattttgagtgtacatggtttacacatttagacaaatttgttaagaaatacattaataatctatatatgtttttaggatattcatattaatttgATACACTTCATATACTGTAAAACCTATTAgtaaaattataatgagattgttaatacaatacggtgttacatggattctcaaacagagaagctccaacaattgttctgcctctcctggagggcgtttcagtttggccactaggtggcgatcacactgtggcattacatcttattccagaagaagaagaaagaatgagcaaaaaatgggccacaaatggttactttaaaaatagttccttAAGAGTTTCTAAATGTCATGCCAGTGACTATATActgtaaagatgttcatttagacATCATCAATTAATAATTACTTGTATCTCTGTATTGTAATTGTTAAATAACAAGAAATTATTCATTGCTTGTAATTGCAGGAGATGAAGGACTGTTTGCAACGCTAGATGAAGAAAgcagtttctgttttgtgtgAGTTAACATGTGATATTTAAGATGATAAATTTGCCTGAAACTTTTGCTGCATTCAATGCAAGAaaagggcttttctcctgtatgtgTTAACATGTGGCGTGTGAGATGAGAATTTTTTCTGAAACTTCTGCTGCATTCTTTACATACaaaaagcttttcttctgtATGTTTTAGAATGCGATTTGTGAGAGTAGAACTTTTGTCAAAACTTTTGTTGCattctgtaaaagaaaaaggcttttctccctttttttctcccataTGTGTTAACATGTGACGTTTCAGATGAGAACTtttcctaaagttttttttgcattcctcacaggaaaaaggcttttctcctgtatgagttaaCATATGACATGTGAGATTAGACCGCTGTCTGAAACTCTTGCTGCATTCTTTACAAGagaaaggcttttctcctgtgtggatTCGCAGGTGATGCTTCAAACCTTTAGCAGTTGTACAACTTCTTCCACACTCTTGACAAGAGTACTTCTTCACTTCCCTTTTTGTTTCACGTGTAttcattaaaacagttttcatgtAGGAATTTTCCTCAGAGTCAATGTCCCACTgactttctgacatgtgagagctctccacactttggacatgacttctgtctgtTCTCTTCcactgatctctgttctgtgggtctgtctcttcatctgtagttgatgttgattcttcatgtttgtttccttcttcatcctgattCTCATTCACATTAAAGATCTGCTGACTGTttagatctgcttcactgttcTCGTTTTCCTCGTAACTAGAAATCTCTATCAAAGTatcagtctcctgcttcagttcaagctgctcttcatcctgattGATGGAGAGCTCTACTTGCTCCTCTCTCATCCatgaaggttctggttcttcttgcTCCTCTTTCATCTGTGGAGGATCTGGTTCTTCTTGCTCCTCCTGCTTGCCAGCTGAGTTTTTCTCCTGGTTTCCCAGATAATGTTGGGGGAGGTCTGcagtgacacaaacaaaagtgggaatttttactatttttttaaagacatatttctAACTGTTTAAAGACACCCACAACTCTATTCAACTCTGGTGGAGTTACAATTATgtatgaaagaaaagaagagaaaagaaaagagaaggtCTTTCAGGCCATACTGAATAAAAATTTATTAACAGGGTGCTATAATAATTCATCAAATCTACAAACacatatgtttattttcttctaaattcaactttatataattaatttataatGTGAGGATTATTAGTTTTCTTGATcattaataaattaatgttCATACTTGAATAGAACTgggttaaataataataataataataattaaaaaaaaacagcccagTCTTTcacaaatgtctaaaaaagaaaaaaactgtctccATTCCTGAGTGCTTAATTTATACACCTGTGACCAGGCCAAGTGATTAGTACACCTGACtttgatcatttggatgggtgagccagcgctcagagtgcaggtttttagaggaacgcTCAGAAATACGTCAACACattaaaatactgctttggggatTGTTCATAGTGAGGAATAAACCTTACAGTAcacctaaaagctcaaaaaagttgattttgtatTATATAGTCTCTTTAAATTCCTCTTTCACAAGTTTTCACATatcagaaaacagttttttagtcTTCATCCTCCGTAAAATATCTTCAGGggctcaaactttatttgtacactaGATTTTCCATAGGAGGTTAAAAATCTAATGTAGATTTTTCTTGAACTTGATGCATAACCTTCAAAGTAGAAGCTAAAAACCACAGCCTCATCCAACATGTAAGGCATAGTGGATAAACACAAcagaataaaaccataaaagcaTCACAAAATTGCTGCTTCCTAACATTTCATCACTGAAGACGATGAATCCTATTTGCTATCCTtccactaaaaaaaagaagcattggACAGTTATTAACCCAGTGTTAGTCGTTTCTGCAATCTCCTTAGATCAGGGATGGGCAGCGCCAGACCTTGAGAGCTGGTGTGTCtgcatgactgattacctgattcaggtgtgtccagccagtcagaacatgccagagcaaaGAATGTTGGGACACATGCAGGAATTCAGCCCTCGAGGCCTTAGACATTCTCTGCTTGATGCAGGTCAGTGATTTGACCCTTCTCAAATAGAAACATCTTTTCCATGACCACAGAATATGTTTTTCAACATGATTGTTTACGAAATGAGAAGCAGTTCATTGCACCAGCTGGAGGTTAATAATTTGTTGCCTCCTGAAAATTAACCATGAAGAAATTATCCACTTGGAGGATTATACTTATTTCATTATCTAAATCCAGGAAGTGAGTTTGTTtcacttaattttattttattattattactgttgtTGTATTATCCAGCCTATTTATTGAGGGTCCATAGAACACAGGTGGAAAAACCAAAATATATCAGAGGCTAAAAGAAGCAACAGTGATGAGATAATAACAGCCTCTGCTGCTAACATTTAGATAATTcactgaaagaagaaaaaaacaagaatatcaGTGGCTGAAAAAGCCACTGAACATATCTATCGATAAGGGGTTCTCTCTGTTGTCAAAGTGAACATATTTATCTGTGAAGGGCTTTTCTCCTTTGACAAAGTGAACATACCTATAACAttgagctgaagctgtggtttcctgATTTCTAGCAGTCTGTGAAGgcgacagagctcctgctcgtactggacgatggttccttcacagtaTCTGAAGATTTCTTCCGCAGCAACAGcgagtcgctcgctgatcaactctctcagacACTGAAGATTCAAGAAAGTAAAGTTACTGATACAGGAAAAAttgtaaaagagacatttacCAACAGAAAAGTTAAAATAGACAGAAACTTGGCACATAAAATATCCTCTgtgttaaagagaaaaacacattcaTAAATAGGAATATGACTTTCAGTTGGGCCCTGAAGAAtgatcataaatatttaatcacccaaaaaaatatttttacagatacTCGGAGAGGCTCATTTGGTAAGTTCCTGTTGTCATTATGATATATAAAGggttaacagatttttttggacagtttcatccaaccactaactatgagtcgaaaaaaagttgttgtgttatcattcatattcttttaaacaaatggCCAAGAAATCATAATTTCTTCCACAGTATGTGAACTTATAAAAACAACTACACGGACTATAGTTTTCAGCCTGATTCTCCCCTTTAAATTAGACCGTCTCCTTCTTTAATGCTCTTTTCTCTCCTGCTTTCCTCACACATGAGCAGACTCATCACTGAAGAAATAGTCTCTCCATCTCTTTCTCCTCAGGCATGTTTCAACCAAGATTCTTCAGCAGAGCTCCACCCTATGCGAGTTTCTACATGCAGCAGGAGTTTGCAGTCAACGCGTCTCCAACAGCAGCTTCGTGAAGAAGACAGTTTTTCAAGCTCTGGGGTCTAAACTTATCAAACAAACTCCTTTAAAGGTGTTTTCTACTAAAAGTTACAGGTAATTTCTGAGGAAGATGAAGTCAAagattttcaaatgtttctgctCTGGTGGAACTTCACTAAAATTGTCTGTTGAAGCTGATACAAAGACTTGGTTTCTTTTACAAAGACAATGTAacaatgttatttattattattatttttttttaagattttgagtCTGAATTGGAAACAGATTTTGCTTCAGCACATccattttttctgcagaattGTTTTCTCTACACGTCTGCTTAGGCTTATAGTGTGCAGCTGATTCTACAGAGAAGGATGATGCTTCAGATCCAGACCATAATAATCCCTGCACAGCCTTTAAACAGCACACTGAGGAAACAGCAGTCAACACCAGCCAGAGGATTCTCCCGCTCATAAACAGGAGATCGAGAACTGCAGCAGTTCCAgtcagaaaactttattgacaacaaATCAAACTTCCCATGATCCCCTGCAGCTGTTTTCTCCTCTGCTAGAGTTACAGATAGAGATCAAGTAGAGCTTTGCTATTCTGCAGATTCAGAAGACAAGAGAAAAAGTTTTCACCAAGACTCACCATGTCAGCAGAAGAAATCAGGAGCAACTCTCACGTCTCCGTCTGCTCAGTCAAACTCAGCTATCTCTCTCCTGGTTCTTCAATACCAGAGCCGGGCTCCTCCCCTTGAgtttctctcctcctcctcctcctcctcctcctcctcctcctctctgtgctCTCCAGAAATCACCCAAAAGCACCAGTTATCAGTCAACAAGCAGCTGCGTTCCACAGACTTTCTAAGCCCTGAAGGCGTATAAActaaattcaataaaagaaaaaaaaaaagttgtatttgtgTCAGAAATTCTTTCAAATGATTCGATCTTTAAGTGTTTATATTGTACTGATttgctttgtatttttaatacttGAAATATCTCTTAGTTAAACAACTATTTGTGATCCCTGAAAGCAGTTATCACATTCTGTCCAGAGGCTGGATCAGCTGATCTTTAGGATTCCATATAGAGGCAGGATGTGCAACAAATAAGCAGATCAGTCTAGAAttctaatcaaaacaaaaagctgttttatttttcaccagAGGAGGGCAGCAGAGTGCAGGGACAACTGTTATGATcgtttttcttgaaaattcaaagaatacaatacaaaaatataacattataaaaatacaatacaagaacataaaataattctaaataaaagtcaaggttattcttaacttttaaaattcttaattgTTGAAAACAAGAATATTGTATacattataatataatatttaagAAACTGTATATAAAGAATAACCAAATCAAAAATTcacagataaagaaaaaaataaagaaaataaaaataaataaataaaaaaggtaaattatcTAACTAGTTTTAAGGATGCACAGATGTTGATCGTTTTCtaagcttttgtattttttgaagcagaaattaattttaagtcTTTGTGTGAGTTTGAGCTGAAACATGTCTGTACGGCTtcatagctccaatattgctgccattttagtttcaccgctaatgttagcttggggttgtgaggggctgtaagctaaaaGAAGAGAGATAGtaatccattgactgtatatggagaactggactgagtaggTGGGTGAGATGTTGCCCATAGGGAATATCTTATCTTCAGCTCCAATGTCATGAGTGCTGCATTCCTGCATATTCTCCAACATACCCAGCTCTGGCATGGACACACTTGAGCCAGGTAAAAAGTCATGAATACGGCTTGGATATGTAAgagataataccctccgaatgCCTGAACCAGCGGAGGACggttcggagggtattatcccgcttatactgtaccatggtcatttaaaaaagaaataaatatttaatcaaaatttagTATTTCATTCTTgctatttctttggtttagctccttttttcacaaaaagcagactatatGATACATGATGCGGCtagttgtcacggtgacattgTAACATGGTACAGAGCCCTAAACCGACACAGACCCCAGCTGTAGTGGTAAAGTGATAcagaacgtttggtctgtgtgaccggaacgtCTTTTTAGGTGTGTATTATCACTgtggtttatcactttttaatccacacccagcagccaatcagaaatgAGTATTCACCCCAACCATAGAAGTATAAAAGATGCTAAAGCATGATGTGGATTCCTGCATTTATTTCTTATAATACACATTTCAAAGGGGATTATctcgcttataccatggtcatttatgaaataaataaatataaactattttttgtgtaatttttcttgtggttttttttgGTATAGATCGTTTTTCCCAAAAAAGGCAGACTGTTTAATGTGATGTGTGctgcgttgtcatggtaataTGACAACATGCCACTGAAACACCTCTCAACTGCGTCGGCAAAAGAAAGCGATATATATGCTGATTGTCAGAATACGTTAAACAagttcagagagaaaaataacattttattggtAAATAGTAACATTATGTTgcccatagaaaatgtctcaCCTCTGGCAAAATGAGGCCAATTCTGCAGCATCTTTCCACCAACATTAGCATATAGGCTGACGAGTTTATAGACTCTAAAGAGACTATATAGAAGACTTTTTATATTGATAGATTAGGCTACATGAAGGTTTTTTGGAATACTTTTATAGTACAGTTCCCTTTTATACTTTGCTATTAATCCAGTGCCacatcaataaatcacatgGAGGAATCCATTGTTACATCAATCCACATGGAGCTGTAAAACAGTTAAAACCAGTTAGGTCAGACTCACAGGACTTCACCAATAGTCTTCCACTAAAAAGCAAAGCCATGAATACCTTGTCTGCAGCAACAGGGGTGAGGACACTGACCAATAAGGTGTTAAGGCTTTTTGGGGGGTTCTTGTCCTGACAAACATTACCTTGGAGCCAGATTAGGCCCGTCTGCGAGGTATACAAGTGAACTGTATTttatgagtcttttttttttgcttgagaCCCAGAAATCTCTGTACAATtctgatccaacttttattaaattaactaaattccaaTTGAGTTTTCATCAACGAACACCCAGAGGTTAGCAGTGGAAAACCTCAcaaggcaaaatcaaaaatcagaGAAGATGCTGTTATCTGACAGCAATGCCTTACCTATATAAGTAGAAGGCGCAGTTCTTGCAGTATTTACAGATTAACCTTTGGAGataatgtttaaataaaccACAAGATTAATCATTTTTCAAGCTTGAATTTGAGCCAGGATTTGCTAAATTCGGTtaaaaaatgagggagctagcctaAATGTTTACCAAAACGGGGGCTTTGATCAACTTTTGAGGCAGTCTTGTCTCTTCATTCTTCAGGCCATAAACAATTTGTGAGTAAACCATTAAAAGGGTAAAAACAGTAATTGGAGAGCAAAAAGTAACTGAAAGacaagtacattttaaaaagtaatttaagaaTGTATAAAGATGCATAAAATGAAATTTgtatgaaaaacttaaaaaaaatgtattcatagaATAAGCAATTTgtatgaaaaactttaaaaaaaatgtatatatagaaTAAGCTTCTGTGACAATAAAATCCTTCACCATAGAAACAGACTTTGGACCAAAGAATGAACCCGTAAATGCAGCTGGTTTGTCTGTTAGATCTTCATCAAACAGAAGACTccagaagcagaaatgtttccattccggtctttttcacaaacacaaacccTGATAGAGACTCTCAAACATCTGACTTCCGTGACGCTTCGTGAATCCTGCTTGAGCAGTTTTGGGTCAGAGCAAAATAAATTGTGCTCAAACTGGGTTTTAGAAGAAATTATTGCaaaaactaactgaaaaaatagacaT
This Oryzias melastigma strain HK-1 linkage group LG2, ASM292280v2, whole genome shotgun sequence DNA region includes the following protein-coding sequences:
- the LOC112142241 gene encoding zinc finger protein 37-like, which codes for MCLRELISERLAVAAEEIFRYCEGTIVQYEQELCRLHRLLEIRKPQLQLNVIDLPQHYLGNQEKNSAGKQEEQEEPDPPQMKEEQEEPEPSWMREEQVELSINQDEEQLELKQETDTLIEISSYEENENSEADLNSQQIFNVNENQDEEGNKHEESTSTTDEETDPQNRDQWKRTDRSHVQSVESSHMSESQWDIDSEENSYMKTVLMNTRETKREVKKYSCQECGRSCTTAKGLKHHLRIHTGEKPFSCKECSKSFRQRSNLTCHMLTHTGEKPFSCEECKKNFRKSSHLKRHMLTHMGEKKGEKPFSFTECNKSFDKSSTLTNRILKHTEEKLFVCKECSRSFRKNSHLTRHMLTHTGEKPFSCIECSKSFRQIYHLKYHMLTHTKQKLLSSSSVANSPSSPAITSNE